One segment of Carya illinoinensis cultivar Pawnee chromosome 1, C.illinoinensisPawnee_v1, whole genome shotgun sequence DNA contains the following:
- the LOC122306074 gene encoding uncharacterized protein LOC122306074, producing the protein MLVEKAKEEIQAFRSAHVTLISPRTNILQVARSWEKPPSGTYKVNWNAVLDKPEGEIGFVAIVRDFEGQVIGIFRTCRVLPASAFLASTYALKMSSSFCQDIGLSQIIFEDDVLQVVNALNKKRMDWSQMVF; encoded by the coding sequence ATGCTTGTCGAAAAGGCTAAAGAGGAGATACAAGCATTTAGAAGTGCTCATGTCACTCTTATATCCCCTAGAACAAATATCTTACAGGTGGCTAGGTCTTGGGAGAAACCTCCATCAGGAACCTATAAAGTCAACTGGAATGCAGTCTTAGATAAGCCGGAAGGGGAAATAGGCTTTGTGGCCATAGTGAGGGACTTTGAAGGACAAGTTATAGGCATTTTTCGAACATGTAGGGTGCTACCTGCAAGTGCTTTCCTTGCATCAACCTATGCACTTAAGATGTCTTCCAGTTTTTGTCAAGACATTGGTCTAAgtcaaattatttttgaagatgATGTGCTTCAGGTGGTCAATGCACTAAACAAGAAGAGAATGGATTGGAGCCAGATGGTTTTCTGA